The proteins below are encoded in one region of Corynebacterium felinum:
- a CDS encoding N-acetylmuramoyl-L-alanine amidase: MKQRRRLTAAKTRPITATVLAAVLVAGTTFGISNSKILQTQGEGIEPIDAALASQSFDSGENVTIDDPAIEMQGEGEAARTVKQFHRDQEFSMFALTWQGSKDLAAFVRGQRPDGSWTEWFDTEPLDYGSSDPDHVEGTDLIFVEPTKTVQVSISGVDFFNPEEAKQLDAIFIDGGESDIVESEITLANDAKGLPKVISRKGWGADESIRCGSPQYSDGVAGIAIHHTAGSNNYTQAQAPGIMRGIYKYHAQTLGWCDIGYHALADKYGNLYEGRYGGLNKDVIGAHAGGFNENTWAISMIGNYQVAQPTGAMIKSVGELAGWRAKVEGLNPSGKSAHYSEGTKYTQYPKGTRVDLPNIFAHRDVGLTECPGDYAYAQMGTIRSIAQAKYTALNLGVGDTNNQSPLVDPPAANNSPAGGANTTTGGGNAGTLSDAVKLLTNLQGLKNNQNSASIATAAVSLIALAIGVVASSGKLSGLVSKVGNVEVVKGLSLSSIPPMLDKLAALSGDSKLSQLWKTLSPILGKVRSGEISYTNGDGRDITYQLFDNGIIVESEETGAQALWGVIGDMWAAQGFDMGPLGLPVNMEYKVEDKIRVDFEGGYITFDPATGDVDIQAKDEAMQAGVDTLTQLAETPAAETAPTP; the protein is encoded by the coding sequence GTGAAGCAACGTCGCCGCTTAACAGCAGCTAAAACACGCCCCATTACAGCCACGGTGCTTGCCGCCGTGCTCGTTGCCGGAACCACCTTTGGTATTAGCAACTCCAAGATCCTTCAAACCCAGGGCGAAGGAATCGAACCCATCGATGCTGCCTTGGCAAGCCAAAGCTTCGACTCCGGCGAAAACGTCACCATCGACGACCCCGCCATCGAAATGCAAGGCGAAGGCGAAGCCGCGCGCACTGTCAAACAGTTCCACCGCGACCAAGAATTTTCCATGTTCGCACTGACCTGGCAGGGCTCGAAGGATCTCGCCGCTTTCGTCCGCGGCCAGCGCCCCGACGGCTCTTGGACCGAATGGTTCGACACCGAACCCCTCGACTACGGCTCCAGCGACCCTGACCACGTTGAAGGCACCGACCTCATCTTCGTCGAACCCACCAAGACTGTGCAGGTTTCTATCTCCGGCGTTGATTTCTTCAACCCCGAAGAAGCAAAGCAGCTCGACGCGATCTTCATCGACGGTGGCGAATCCGACATTGTGGAATCCGAAATCACCCTCGCTAACGACGCCAAGGGTCTGCCCAAAGTTATTTCCCGTAAGGGCTGGGGTGCTGACGAGTCTATCCGCTGCGGTTCCCCGCAGTACTCCGACGGCGTTGCTGGCATCGCGATCCACCACACCGCCGGTTCCAACAACTACACCCAAGCCCAGGCACCTGGCATTATGCGTGGCATTTACAAGTACCATGCCCAAACGCTGGGCTGGTGCGATATTGGATACCACGCCCTTGCCGATAAATACGGCAACCTGTACGAAGGTCGCTACGGTGGCCTGAACAAGGATGTGATTGGTGCGCACGCGGGTGGTTTCAACGAAAACACCTGGGCTATCTCCATGATCGGCAACTACCAGGTGGCACAGCCCACCGGTGCGATGATCAAGTCTGTGGGTGAGCTCGCCGGTTGGCGCGCCAAGGTTGAGGGCTTAAACCCTAGTGGTAAGAGCGCCCACTACTCTGAGGGCACGAAGTACACCCAGTACCCGAAGGGCACCCGCGTCGATCTGCCCAATATTTTCGCCCACCGCGATGTTGGCCTGACCGAATGCCCTGGCGATTACGCTTACGCGCAGATGGGCACGATCCGTTCGATCGCGCAAGCAAAGTACACCGCGCTGAATTTGGGCGTGGGCGATACGAATAACCAAAGCCCACTGGTTGACCCACCTGCAGCTAATAATTCCCCTGCGGGCGGCGCAAACACCACCACAGGTGGCGGCAATGCTGGCACGCTTTCCGACGCCGTGAAGCTGCTGACCAACCTGCAGGGGTTGAAGAATAACCAGAACTCCGCATCCATCGCCACCGCCGCTGTCTCCCTGATCGCACTGGCTATTGGCGTGGTCGCATCCTCGGGCAAGCTGTCTGGCCTTGTATCGAAGGTAGGCAACGTGGAGGTTGTCAAGGGCCTATCGCTCTCCTCCATCCCACCAATGCTGGACAAGCTGGCTGCCCTGTCGGGCGATTCGAAGCTGTCGCAGCTGTGGAAGACTCTCTCCCCTATCTTGGGTAAGGTTCGTTCCGGCGAGATTTCCTACACCAATGGCGACGGCCGCGATATCACCTACCAGCTGTTTGATAACGGCATCATTGTGGAGTCGGAAGAAACCGGCGCTCAGGCTCTCTGGGGTGTCATCGGTGATATGTGGGCTGCGCAAGGCTTCGATATGGGCCCACTGGGTCTGCCAGTGAACATGGAGTACAAGGTGGAGGATAAGATCCGCGTGGACTTCGAGGGGGGTTATATCACCTTCGACCCAGCCACCGGCGATGTTGATATCCAGGCCAAGGATGAGGCAATGCAGGCTGGTGTAGATACCCTCACCCAGCTTGCTGAAACCCCAGCAGCAGAGACTGCCCCCACTCCTTAA